From one Acidobacteriota bacterium genomic stretch:
- a CDS encoding carboxypeptidase regulatory-like domain-containing protein, producing the protein MNVRCVVFVAALAIAIGGGPALAQVQTGSVLVRVADEQGGVLPGVTVSVTGPNLPGALTGVTDQAGAHRFLSLPPGTYAVRAELQGFQTVIREGLVVSVGQTTPADVTLGVAAVAETITVTGESPTIDTTSANVAVTINQQLLQSTPGGRDIWSLVEYKVPGLVSSRPDVGGGAGGLQGAMVARGTPNAQNSQFLNGVNVGDPAAIGFAGYYYDYDSFEEVQVSTGAHDISVPTSGVFLNMTTKSGGNRWAGKTSFFWQGDATQGQNVDAGLRALGFKPDTNKVDFISDVGFQMGGPIMRDRLRFFGSFRDWRTHVNVPAAASESVLDETNITSGIGNVTWQLDDANRITGFYTRQWYKKPNRFLGSSALFTSESNSNEDDVFDIAQALWNSVLSNRLVMDARVSFNRIFFPLYFNGTDQSLLDLSTGVRSRNALQEFIFIRKRLQTTATFNYYVDRFLGGRHEFRFGVDHAHMPTSTEVHRWDDLTLTYRSATNESVAVTFFNSPVQSKASVAHTALFLQDTYTHKRLTLTGGLRWERYEAYLPAQSSPPSQWFPDQRRDFDPVDDVPLWYTVGPRASLAYDVDGGKTALKASFGRYYYIVGPGTANLVNPNFAVSAQYAWNDRNGDLRFQNGEQEGVPVVAGGLTTSFDPDFERPYTSEITAGVDRELIPDFKLSAVFTYRREHNPQASLNTAAPLDTWVPRTGFDPGPDGLTGTGDDGTYSYFDRTLPGSLTLITNDPRSRQTYKGVEITGTKRLSNRWQMLAGYTYSQARITDQSVATSPNDFINTQGPIPLNDRPHQVKLSGSYLLPYDVNVAGNYRYQSGPPINRQLVAPLSFGGGSATINVEPAGTHRVDALSTIDLRLAKTWAFGARSLEVNMDVFNLTNANTAWELRSLTGRLNVRQDGSPTGQINNVPQFLSPSQILAPRIVRFGVAYRF; encoded by the coding sequence ATGAACGTCAGATGTGTCGTCTTCGTCGCGGCGCTCGCCATCGCCATTGGCGGCGGCCCGGCGCTCGCGCAGGTCCAGACCGGCAGCGTGCTCGTGCGCGTGGCCGACGAGCAGGGCGGCGTGCTGCCCGGCGTCACCGTCTCGGTGACCGGGCCCAACCTGCCCGGCGCCCTCACCGGCGTCACCGATCAGGCCGGCGCCCATCGTTTCCTCTCGCTCCCGCCCGGCACCTACGCGGTGCGCGCGGAGCTGCAGGGCTTTCAGACGGTGATTCGCGAAGGCCTTGTCGTCAGCGTGGGCCAGACGACGCCCGCCGACGTCACGCTCGGCGTCGCGGCGGTCGCCGAGACGATCACCGTCACCGGCGAGTCGCCGACCATCGATACGACGAGCGCCAACGTCGCCGTCACCATCAACCAGCAGCTCCTGCAGAGCACGCCCGGCGGGCGCGACATCTGGTCGCTCGTCGAGTACAAGGTGCCGGGGCTCGTGAGCAGCCGGCCCGACGTCGGCGGCGGCGCGGGCGGCCTGCAGGGCGCGATGGTGGCGCGCGGCACGCCCAACGCGCAGAACTCGCAGTTCCTGAACGGCGTGAACGTGGGCGACCCGGCGGCCATCGGCTTTGCCGGCTACTACTACGACTACGACTCGTTCGAGGAGGTGCAGGTATCGACCGGCGCGCACGACATCTCGGTGCCGACCTCGGGCGTCTTCCTCAACATGACGACCAAGTCGGGCGGCAACCGCTGGGCGGGCAAGACGTCGTTCTTCTGGCAGGGCGACGCCACGCAGGGCCAGAACGTCGACGCGGGCCTGCGCGCGCTCGGGTTCAAGCCCGACACGAACAAGGTCGACTTCATCTCGGACGTCGGCTTCCAGATGGGCGGGCCGATCATGCGCGACCGGCTCCGCTTCTTCGGCTCGTTCCGCGACTGGCGCACGCACGTCAACGTGCCGGCCGCCGCCTCGGAGAGCGTGCTCGACGAGACCAACATCACGTCGGGCATCGGCAACGTGACCTGGCAGCTCGACGACGCCAACCGGATCACCGGCTTCTACACGCGTCAGTGGTACAAGAAGCCCAACCGCTTCCTCGGCTCGTCGGCGCTCTTCACGAGCGAGTCGAACTCCAACGAAGACGACGTGTTCGACATCGCGCAGGCGCTCTGGAACTCGGTGTTGAGCAACCGCCTCGTAATGGACGCGCGCGTCAGCTTCAACCGGATCTTCTTCCCCCTCTACTTCAACGGCACCGACCAGAGCCTGCTCGACCTGTCGACCGGCGTCCGGTCGCGCAACGCCCTGCAGGAGTTCATCTTCATCCGCAAGCGGCTGCAGACGACGGCGACGTTCAACTACTACGTCGACCGCTTCCTCGGCGGCCGCCACGAGTTCCGCTTCGGCGTCGACCACGCGCACATGCCGACGAGCACCGAGGTGCACCGCTGGGACGACCTCACGCTCACCTACCGCAGCGCCACGAACGAGTCGGTGGCCGTCACCTTCTTCAACTCGCCGGTGCAGTCGAAGGCCAGCGTCGCCCACACGGCGCTCTTCCTGCAGGACACCTACACCCACAAGCGGCTCACGCTCACCGGCGGCCTCCGCTGGGAGCGGTACGAGGCCTACCTGCCCGCGCAGAGCAGCCCGCCGAGCCAGTGGTTCCCCGACCAGCGGCGCGACTTCGACCCCGTCGACGACGTGCCGCTCTGGTACACCGTCGGCCCGCGCGCGAGCCTGGCCTACGACGTCGACGGCGGCAAGACCGCCCTCAAGGCCTCCTTCGGCCGCTACTACTACATCGTCGGCCCCGGCACGGCGAACCTCGTGAACCCGAACTTCGCGGTGAGCGCGCAGTACGCCTGGAACGATCGCAACGGCGACCTCCGGTTCCAGAACGGCGAACAGGAGGGCGTCCCCGTCGTCGCCGGCGGCCTCACGACGTCGTTCGACCCCGACTTCGAGCGCCCCTACACGAGCGAGATCACGGCCGGCGTCGACCGTGAGCTCATCCCCGACTTCAAGCTCTCGGCCGTCTTCACCTATCGCCGGGAGCACAACCCGCAGGCGAGTCTCAACACGGCTGCGCCGCTCGACACGTGGGTGCCGCGCACGGGGTTCGACCCCGGGCCCGACGGCCTCACCGGCACGGGCGACGACGGGACGTACTCGTACTTCGATCGGACGCTGCCCGGCTCGCTCACGCTGATCACGAACGACCCGAGGAGCCGGCAGACCTACAAGGGCGTCGAGATCACCGGCACGAAGCGCCTCTCGAACCGCTGGCAGATGCTCGCGGGCTACACCTACTCGCAGGCGCGCATCACGGACCAGTCGGTGGCGACGAGTCCCAACGACTTCATCAACACCCAGGGCCCCATCCCGCTCAACGACCGGCCGCACCAGGTCAAGCTGTCGGGGAGCTACCTGCTGCCGTACGACGTCAACGTCGCGGGCAACTACCGGTACCAGAGCGGGCCGCCGATCAACCGCCAGCTCGTGGCGCCGCTCTCCTTCGGCGGCGGCTCGGCGACGATCAACGTGGAGCCCGCGGGCACCCACCGCGTCGACGCGCTCAGCACCATCGACCTGCGGCTCGCGAAGACGTGGGCGTTCGGCGCGCGGAGCCTCGAGGTCAACATGGACGTCTTCAACCTGACCAACGCCAACACGGCGTGGGAGCTGCGGTCGCTGACCGGGCGGCTGAACGTGCGGCAGGACGGCAGCCCCACCGGACAGATCAACAACGTGCCGCAGTTCCTGTCGCCGTCGCAGATCCTCGCGCCGCGCATCGTCCGCTTCGGCGTCGCCTACCGCTTCTGA